A single window of Coleofasciculus chthonoplastes PCC 7420 DNA harbors:
- the acs gene encoding acetate--CoA ligase gives MPESTIESVLQEKRLFQPPAEFSQTAHIQSLEDYQRLYDKAKADPLKFWAELAEQELHWFQKWDTVLDWQPPFAKWFVGGKTNIAYNCLDRHLTTWRRNKAALIWEGEPGDSRTLTYAQLHREVCQFANVLKQLGVKKGDRVGIYMPMIPEAAIAMLACARIGAPHTVVFGGFSSEALKDRLVDAQAKVVVTADGGWRKEKIVPLKPEVDKALANNGAPTVENVLVVQRTQQKIQMEPGRDHWWHDLQAGVSGNCPAEPMDSEDMLFILYTSGTTGKPKGVVHTTAGYNLYTHITLKWTFDLKDTDVYWCTADVGWITGHSYIVYGPLSNGATTVMYEGAPRPSNPGCLWDVVEKYGVNIFYTAPTAIRALIKMGEHHPKARDLSSLRILGTVGEPINPEAWMWYHRIIGGQRCPIVDTWWQTETGGFMITPLPGAIPTKPGSATLPFPGILADIVDLEGNPVAANQGGYLVIKHPWPGMMRTVYGDPDRFRRTYWEHIAPKDGQYLYFAGDGARRDEDGYFWVMGRVDDVINTSGHRLGTMEIESALVSHPAVAEAAVVGQPDEVKGENVFAFVMLENDYSPTEELANELKAHVVNEIGAIARPGEIRFTEGMPKTRSGKIMRRLLRNLAAGQDVAGDTSTLEDRSVLDKLRGGA, from the coding sequence ATGCCTGAATCAACGATTGAATCAGTTCTGCAAGAAAAACGCCTATTCCAACCCCCGGCTGAATTTTCCCAGACTGCCCACATTCAGAGTCTGGAGGACTATCAGCGCCTCTATGACAAGGCAAAAGCTGACCCGTTGAAATTTTGGGCGGAGTTAGCCGAACAAGAGTTGCACTGGTTTCAGAAATGGGATACAGTCCTCGATTGGCAACCTCCCTTTGCCAAATGGTTTGTTGGCGGCAAGACGAATATTGCCTACAATTGCCTAGACCGACACCTAACCACCTGGCGACGGAATAAAGCCGCCTTGATTTGGGAAGGAGAACCAGGAGATTCTCGCACCCTCACCTATGCCCAACTGCACCGGGAAGTCTGCCAGTTTGCCAATGTCCTCAAGCAATTAGGTGTGAAAAAAGGCGATCGCGTGGGGATTTATATGCCCATGATTCCAGAAGCCGCGATCGCGATGCTAGCTTGTGCCAGGATTGGTGCGCCGCATACCGTGGTATTTGGCGGGTTTAGTTCCGAAGCCTTAAAAGATCGATTAGTAGACGCCCAAGCGAAAGTAGTCGTCACCGCCGATGGTGGCTGGCGTAAAGAGAAGATTGTTCCCCTGAAACCAGAAGTCGATAAAGCCCTCGCCAATAACGGCGCACCCACGGTAGAAAATGTTCTTGTGGTTCAACGTACCCAACAGAAAATCCAGATGGAACCGGGGCGCGATCATTGGTGGCATGATTTACAAGCCGGGGTGTCAGGGAATTGTCCCGCTGAACCCATGGATAGTGAGGATATGCTGTTCATTCTCTACACCTCTGGCACAACCGGGAAACCCAAAGGCGTTGTTCACACTACCGCTGGCTATAATCTCTATACCCATATCACCCTGAAATGGACGTTTGATCTCAAAGACACCGATGTTTACTGGTGTACCGCTGACGTGGGTTGGATTACGGGTCACAGCTACATTGTTTATGGTCCGCTGTCCAATGGTGCCACCACCGTTATGTATGAAGGCGCACCTCGTCCGTCGAATCCAGGCTGTTTGTGGGATGTGGTGGAGAAATATGGCGTCAATATTTTCTATACCGCACCCACTGCAATTCGGGCATTAATTAAGATGGGCGAACACCATCCCAAAGCCCGCGATTTATCCTCGTTACGAATTTTGGGAACCGTCGGTGAACCAATTAATCCCGAAGCCTGGATGTGGTATCACCGAATTATTGGCGGACAACGTTGTCCGATTGTCGATACCTGGTGGCAAACAGAAACCGGGGGATTTATGATTACGCCCCTACCCGGTGCGATTCCCACCAAACCCGGTTCAGCCACGTTACCGTTTCCAGGTATTCTGGCAGATATTGTCGATTTAGAAGGCAATCCGGTTGCAGCCAATCAAGGGGGATATCTGGTGATTAAGCACCCGTGGCCCGGAATGATGCGAACCGTTTATGGTGATCCGGATCGCTTCCGCCGCACCTATTGGGAACATATTGCACCTAAAGATGGGCAGTATCTCTACTTTGCTGGAGATGGTGCGCGTCGGGATGAAGATGGCTATTTCTGGGTGATGGGGCGCGTGGATGATGTGATTAATACCTCTGGACATCGCCTAGGTACTATGGAAATTGAATCGGCGTTAGTCTCCCATCCCGCCGTAGCAGAAGCGGCTGTGGTTGGACAACCGGATGAAGTGAAAGGGGAAAATGTTTTTGCCTTTGTCATGTTGGAGAATGACTACAGTCCCACAGAGGAATTGGCAAACGAACTCAAGGCACATGTGGTTAACGAAATTGGTGCCATTGCCCGTCCCGGTGAGATTCGCTTTACAGAGGGAATGCCCAAAACGCGATCGGGTAAAATTATGCGGCGTTTGTTGCGGAATTTAGCAGCCGGTCAGGATGTGGCTGGAGATACGTCTACATTGGAAGATCGCAGCGTATTGGATAAATTAAGAGGCGGCGCTTAA
- a CDS encoding protein kinase domain-containing protein, with translation MLGKLLDGRYQVNQVLGAGGFGRTYLAQDTRRPGSPICVVKHLQPANRDPNFLETARRLFNSEAETLEVLGNHDQIPRLLAYFEEDQEFYLVQEYIEGHPLSKELIPGQPWDQTRVVDLLQELLELLDFVHNHGVIHRDIKPDNLIRRNLDKKLVLLDFGAVKQIRTQLASPQGQMSNTVAVGTPGYMSSEQALGQPRPTSDIYALGIIAIQAITGRMPAELQEDLNTGELIWQHLAPVSPGLKHILTRMVRYHFKDRYQSATEALQAVRSLITASSGQSVPPSQPTPHPQPLSQQGTLAVSPAAPPRRPTPPTPPTPPPPPEAEPESEPNRAPLIIGVGLAVAMAAAGMAYGIRQGMSGGMARGTCTVTAQGLNVRSNPNAAIVGTVNKGTKLTLTGTKQGDWVEIRSPKAGWVFGKYVDCSTVDTIAEQPASPTPVETQPSPTPVETKPSPSPEPTPTPEKSPVQPKDNGAEVLTEAAEEYQQGNLDKAIAAAQSVLPSSPAFEDAQKKIETWQKEWSEAKTKFDKIQQAYNEGRYVDVIIYAADSDFPEQRYWREKLNDLVRKATQRKNQGDTNQETPPSSEQSNPQNPKPETKEPTGDNSVPICEPETEEAC, from the coding sequence ATGTTAGGCAAGTTACTAGATGGTCGTTACCAAGTCAACCAAGTCCTCGGTGCAGGAGGATTTGGTCGCACCTACCTGGCACAAGATACCCGGCGTCCAGGTAGCCCGATTTGTGTGGTCAAACACCTTCAGCCCGCGAATCGTGACCCCAATTTCTTAGAAACCGCCCGACGCCTGTTCAACAGCGAAGCGGAAACCCTAGAGGTGCTGGGCAATCACGACCAAATCCCACGCCTGCTTGCCTACTTTGAAGAAGACCAAGAATTTTATCTGGTTCAGGAATATATCGAAGGGCATCCCCTCAGCAAAGAGTTGATACCCGGTCAACCGTGGGATCAGACGCGAGTTGTTGACCTGCTGCAAGAACTCTTAGAGCTTTTAGACTTTGTTCACAACCACGGCGTCATTCACCGGGATATTAAGCCAGATAACCTGATTCGACGGAATTTAGATAAAAAGTTAGTCTTATTAGACTTTGGGGCGGTGAAGCAAATCCGGACTCAATTGGCAAGTCCTCAGGGGCAAATGAGCAATACGGTGGCAGTAGGGACTCCGGGTTATATGTCCAGTGAACAGGCTTTGGGTCAACCGCGTCCCACCAGCGATATTTACGCTTTAGGAATTATCGCTATCCAAGCCATTACAGGTCGTATGCCGGCGGAATTGCAGGAAGATTTAAATACGGGCGAACTGATCTGGCAACATCTTGCCCCTGTGAGTCCAGGGCTAAAACATATTTTGACCCGGATGGTACGCTATCATTTCAAAGACCGTTACCAGTCAGCCACAGAAGCGTTACAAGCCGTGCGATCGCTCATCACCGCTTCTTCGGGTCAGTCTGTTCCGCCGTCTCAACCAACCCCTCACCCCCAGCCCCTCTCCCAACAGGGTACCCTGGCAGTTTCCCCCGCCGCACCCCCGCGAAGACCTACTCCTCCAACTCCTCCGACTCCTCCTCCGCCCCCTGAAGCCGAACCTGAATCTGAACCGAATCGCGCACCATTAATCATTGGTGTGGGTTTAGCTGTAGCTATGGCAGCCGCAGGGATGGCGTATGGCATTCGTCAGGGGATGTCCGGTGGAATGGCACGAGGGACTTGTACAGTAACGGCTCAAGGCTTAAACGTGCGCTCAAATCCCAACGCAGCGATTGTTGGCACAGTTAATAAAGGCACAAAGTTAACCTTAACGGGAACTAAGCAAGGGGATTGGGTGGAAATTCGTTCACCTAAAGCAGGGTGGGTTTTTGGCAAGTATGTCGATTGTTCTACCGTAGATACCATTGCGGAACAACCCGCTAGCCCTACCCCAGTAGAAACCCAACCGAGTCCCACCCCAGTTGAGACAAAACCCAGTCCCAGCCCAGAACCAACCCCAACGCCGGAAAAATCCCCCGTTCAGCCCAAAGATAATGGGGCAGAGGTCTTGACAGAAGCGGCAGAAGAGTATCAACAGGGTAACTTAGATAAAGCGATCGCGGCGGCTCAATCGGTTCTCCCCAGTAGTCCAGCCTTTGAGGATGCTCAAAAGAAAATCGAGACCTGGCAAAAGGAATGGTCAGAAGCAAAAACCAAATTCGATAAGATTCAGCAAGCCTACAATGAAGGTCGCTATGTTGATGTGATCATTTATGCCGCAGACAGCGATTTTCCCGAACAGCGCTATTGGCGAGAAAAGTTGAATGATTTAGTTCGCAAAGCCACCCAACGTAAAAATCAAGGGGATACGAATCAGGAAACCCCACCGTCATCTGAACAGTCAAATCCCCAAAACCCTAAACCTGAAACAAAAGAACCTACTGGAGACAATTCAGTACCAATTTGTGAACCGGAAACCGAAGAAGCCTGTTGA
- the moaA gene encoding GTP 3',8-cyclase MoaA, translating to MNTVDYLRISLIDRCNFRCHYCMPEGSELDYILQQELLTHEELLTLLKEVFIPVGFKKFRLTGGEPLLRPGVVDLVREIAALDQTEDLAMTTNAFLLAGMAQDLYDAGLRRINISLDSLNPDTFDTIIGNRGRSRWQQTWNGIQAAHRVGFDPLKLNIVVIPGVNDAEVLDLAALTLDRHWHIRFIEFMPIGNPELFSDRAWIPSEELRQQIRDRWGLVESNVRGNGPADVFQIPDALGTLGFISQMSECFCDRCNRMRLSADGWLRPCLLNETGQIDLKSALRSGVDLAQLRARVQQLLAIKPDINFKQRDSGTDGYYTRTMSQIGG from the coding sequence ATGAACACAGTCGATTATCTCCGGATTAGCCTAATTGACCGTTGCAACTTCCGCTGTCACTACTGTATGCCGGAAGGGTCAGAACTTGACTATATCCTGCAACAGGAACTCCTCACCCATGAGGAACTGCTGACGCTATTGAAAGAAGTTTTTATACCAGTCGGGTTTAAAAAGTTTCGCCTGACAGGTGGAGAACCGCTACTGCGTCCAGGGGTAGTGGACTTGGTGAGAGAAATTGCCGCCCTGGATCAAACCGAAGATTTAGCCATGACGACGAATGCCTTTTTACTCGCAGGCATGGCACAAGACTTGTATGATGCTGGATTACGGCGGATTAATATTAGCTTAGATTCCCTCAATCCTGACACCTTTGACACCATTATCGGGAATCGGGGGCGATCGCGCTGGCAACAAACCTGGAACGGAATTCAAGCCGCACATCGGGTGGGGTTTGATCCCCTGAAATTGAATATAGTCGTGATTCCAGGAGTGAATGATGCAGAAGTTCTGGATTTAGCCGCCCTTACCCTTGACCGCCATTGGCACATTCGCTTTATTGAGTTTATGCCCATTGGCAATCCTGAATTATTTAGCGATCGCGCCTGGATTCCTTCTGAGGAACTCCGCCAGCAAATCCGCGATCGCTGGGGCTTAGTTGAGTCGAATGTGCGCGGGAATGGACCGGCTGATGTCTTCCAGATTCCCGATGCTTTGGGGACTCTCGGCTTCATCAGTCAAATGTCCGAATGTTTTTGCGATCGCTGTAACCGGATGCGCCTCTCTGCCGATGGCTGGTTGCGTCCCTGTTTACTCAATGAAACGGGTCAGATTGACTTAAAAAGCGCTCTCCGTAGCGGTGTTGATCTCGCCCAGTTAAGAGCGCGAGTGCAGCAGTTACTAGCGATTAAACCAGATATCAACTTTAAACAGCGAGACTCTGGTACTGATGGTTACTACACTCGCACCATGTCACAAATTGGTGGATAG
- the rpsD gene encoding 30S ribosomal protein S4, with product MSRYRGPRLRVVRRLGDLPGLTRKSPRRSYPPGQHGQARRKRSEYAIRLEEKQKLRYNYGVTEKQLLRYVRKARRATGSTGQALLELLEMRLDNTVFRLGMAGTIPGARQLVNHGHVMVNGREVNIASYQCRPGDVIMVKDNERSRRLVEKNLEYPGLANLPSHLEFDKKTFTGKVNGMIEREWVALQINELLVVEFYSRKA from the coding sequence ATGTCGCGATATCGAGGTCCGCGCCTGCGGGTTGTCCGTCGTCTAGGCGATCTGCCCGGTTTGACTCGCAAATCCCCCCGTCGTTCATATCCACCCGGTCAACATGGTCAAGCTCGCCGGAAGCGGTCAGAATATGCGATTCGATTGGAAGAAAAACAGAAACTCCGCTACAACTACGGAGTCACGGAAAAGCAATTGCTTCGCTATGTTCGCAAAGCTCGTCGAGCAACGGGTTCCACGGGTCAAGCCTTGCTAGAACTGCTAGAAATGCGACTGGATAACACCGTGTTTCGCTTAGGCATGGCAGGTACTATCCCGGGTGCGCGTCAACTTGTGAATCATGGTCATGTGATGGTCAATGGTAGGGAAGTGAATATCGCTAGCTATCAATGCCGTCCCGGTGATGTGATCATGGTTAAAGATAATGAACGCTCTCGGCGTTTGGTGGAAAAAAACCTGGAATACCCCGGATTGGCAAATCTACCGAGCCATTTAGAGTTTGACAAGAAAACATTCACGGGTAAGGTCAATGGCATGATTGAGCGTGAGTGGGTTGCCCTGCAAATTAACGAACTGCTGGTGGTTGAGTTCTATTCACGGAAAGCGTAG
- a CDS encoding aminotransferase class I/II-fold pyridoxal phosphate-dependent enzyme: MTNDKGQRTIPILDALQACAGHPHAPFYAPGHKRGKGISDRLANLWGKSVFEHDLPELPDFDNLFAPSGGIKEAQALAAEAFGADKTWFLVNGSTCGVIAAILATCGTGDKLILPRNSHQSAIAGLVLSGASPIFITPESDPSGDLAHSITPDAVSQALKEHPDAKAVMLLYPTYHGVCGDIHAIAQRVHHYNIPLLVDEAHGAHLRFHPDLPPSAMSAGADLTIQSTHKVLTAMTQASMLHIKGHRLDPERLSQALQLVQSTSPSALLLASLDAARQQMVLYGEKLLSRTLRLAEAAREQIQQIPGLSVLDATNTPGCFTLDPTRLTVRVTELGLSGFEADEIFCEQLGVIGELPTFQHLTFILSLGNTAADIQQLVQAFTDLQQRYSRPDASFRQNLCQLGMTSGLILEPSMSPRDAFFAPKERLTLDQSVGHISAEWICPYPPGIPVLMPGLAIASTTVDYLRQVQHLGGYITGCSDPRLERVNVVNSKD, from the coding sequence ATGACGAATGACAAAGGACAAAGGACAATCCCCATACTCGATGCTTTACAAGCCTGTGCTGGACACCCCCACGCGCCATTCTACGCCCCAGGTCACAAGCGGGGAAAGGGTATATCTGACAGACTGGCAAACCTATGGGGAAAATCAGTCTTTGAGCATGATCTTCCCGAATTACCAGATTTTGATAACTTATTTGCCCCTTCAGGAGGAATTAAAGAGGCGCAAGCGTTAGCAGCGGAGGCGTTTGGTGCCGATAAAACGTGGTTTCTGGTGAATGGCTCAACCTGTGGCGTAATCGCGGCAATTTTAGCCACTTGCGGTACAGGAGATAAGCTGATTTTGCCTCGGAATAGTCATCAATCCGCGATCGCAGGTTTGGTTCTTTCTGGTGCGAGTCCGATTTTTATTACCCCAGAATCCGATCCCTCTGGTGATTTGGCACACAGTATTACCCCAGACGCCGTTAGCCAAGCCCTCAAGGAACATCCGGATGCTAAGGCGGTGATGCTACTGTATCCGACCTATCATGGCGTGTGCGGCGATATCCACGCGATCGCCCAACGGGTACATCATTACAATATTCCTTTGCTGGTTGATGAGGCACACGGGGCGCATCTTCGATTTCACCCGGATTTGCCGCCAAGTGCAATGTCAGCCGGGGCTGATTTAACCATACAGTCCACCCATAAGGTTTTGACGGCGATGACCCAAGCCTCAATGCTGCATATTAAAGGTCATCGCCTTGATCCGGAACGATTGAGTCAAGCTTTACAGCTTGTCCAGTCTACCAGTCCCAGCGCCCTCCTCTTAGCCTCTCTAGACGCCGCACGACAACAAATGGTGCTGTATGGGGAAAAGCTGCTCAGCCGCACTCTAAGACTGGCTGAGGCGGCGAGGGAACAGATTCAGCAAATTCCAGGATTATCGGTGTTAGATGCCACAAATACTCCGGGCTGTTTTACCCTAGATCCGACCCGGTTGACGGTGAGAGTCACAGAGTTAGGGTTGAGTGGGTTTGAAGCCGATGAAATTTTTTGTGAGCAGTTGGGTGTAATTGGCGAGTTGCCGACATTCCAGCATCTGACGTTTATTCTGAGTTTAGGAAACACGGCGGCAGATATTCAGCAGCTAGTCCAAGCCTTTACCGACTTACAACAGCGCTATTCTCGTCCTGATGCTTCCTTTAGGCAGAATTTATGCCAACTGGGAATGACATCAGGGTTAATCCTGGAACCGTCAATGTCTCCTCGCGATGCCTTTTTTGCCCCGAAAGAACGGTTAACTCTAGACCAAAGCGTTGGTCACATTAGTGCTGAATGGATTTGTCCCTATCCTCCGGGGATTCCGGTTTTAATGCCAGGATTGGCGATCGCGTCAACTACAGTGGATTATCTGCGACAGGTTCAGCACTTGGGCGGCTATATTACTGGGTGTAGCGATCCTCGCCTAGAACGTGTAAACGTTGTCAACAGTAAGGACTAA
- the cbiT gene encoding precorrin-6Y C5,15-methyltransferase subunit CbiT, with product MSSPLWNYTTPGIPDDLFERLPGIPLSKREVRLLIISALRLESHSLLWDIGAGTGTIAVETGLLSPHGKIVAVERDEEVANLIQRNCDRFGVENVDVIEGSAPECLQDLPGKPHRACIEGGRPIKDILKAVWHYLEPQGRIVATASNLESLYTLSEGLAELQARNIEVVQSSINRLETRGTHQIFAAVNPMFILSGEKLDS from the coding sequence ATGTCTTCTCCCCTGTGGAACTATACCACTCCTGGTATTCCCGATGATTTATTCGAGCGCTTGCCCGGTATTCCCCTAAGCAAGCGAGAAGTACGGTTACTGATTATTTCCGCATTGCGCCTAGAATCCCATTCCTTGCTCTGGGATATCGGTGCAGGGACAGGTACAATTGCCGTAGAAACCGGATTACTTTCTCCTCACGGTAAAATTGTGGCGGTAGAACGGGATGAAGAGGTAGCGAACCTGATTCAACGGAACTGCGATCGCTTCGGTGTTGAGAATGTTGACGTTATCGAAGGATCTGCACCTGAATGTCTCCAAGATCTACCAGGAAAACCCCATAGAGCCTGTATTGAGGGAGGACGCCCGATTAAAGACATTCTTAAGGCAGTCTGGCATTACTTAGAACCCCAAGGTCGGATTGTTGCCACAGCTAGTAATTTAGAGAGTCTTTATACCCTCTCCGAAGGATTGGCTGAGTTACAAGCCCGTAATATCGAAGTTGTGCAATCCTCAATCAATCGCTTGGAAACCCGAGGGACTCATCAAATCTTTGCGGCTGTTAATCCTATGTTTATCCTCAGTGGGGAGAAGCTGGATTCTTGA
- a CDS encoding phosphatidate cytidylyltransferase yields MPWSRIFSGIVAITLAMGMIVAGGWYFTLGLCVIVYLGQLEYFQLVQAKGIAPAAKTTLVVSQLLLVTAALNSNLTDAAFPIAGTLICFYLLFQPKMATIADIAASILGLLYGGYLPSYWIRLRVGLDGGVSLPLNATASLNSFSFNDSWLHPWTNLTVLSQGLTVTLLAFACIWAADIGAYSFGKFFGRTPLSNISPKKTVEGAIFGICGSGAVAMLGAWYLQWSNWQLSGFAFGTLIGVASLLGDLTESMMKRDAGVKDSGQLIPGHGGILDRTDSYVFTAPLVYYFITLLLPLLPPLS; encoded by the coding sequence ATGCCCTGGTCTCGGATTTTTAGTGGAATTGTAGCGATTACCCTAGCGATGGGGATGATTGTGGCTGGAGGATGGTATTTTACCCTCGGTCTCTGTGTCATCGTCTATTTGGGTCAACTGGAATATTTTCAACTGGTTCAGGCAAAAGGAATTGCGCCTGCGGCTAAAACCACGTTAGTTGTGAGTCAACTTCTATTGGTGACAGCCGCCCTTAACTCTAATCTGACGGATGCCGCCTTTCCCATTGCTGGAACCCTGATTTGTTTTTACCTGCTCTTTCAACCCAAGATGGCGACGATTGCGGATATTGCCGCTTCGATTTTGGGATTACTCTATGGCGGTTATCTGCCTAGCTACTGGATACGATTGCGTGTTGGTTTAGATGGAGGGGTTTCATTACCCTTGAATGCTACAGCGAGCCTCAATAGTTTCTCGTTTAATGACTCTTGGCTTCACCCTTGGACTAATCTAACAGTTCTGTCCCAAGGCTTAACCGTAACTCTACTCGCGTTTGCCTGTATTTGGGCAGCCGATATTGGTGCGTATAGTTTTGGCAAGTTTTTTGGTCGCACTCCCTTATCGAATATTAGTCCTAAAAAGACAGTAGAAGGGGCAATTTTTGGAATTTGCGGGAGTGGGGCAGTTGCTATGCTTGGGGCTTGGTATCTGCAATGGTCAAACTGGCAACTCAGTGGATTCGCATTCGGTACGTTAATTGGAGTGGCTAGCCTTTTGGGAGACTTAACCGAATCAATGATGAAACGAGATGCTGGGGTCAAGGATTCAGGACAATTAATTCCCGGTCATGGCGGTATTTTAGACCGCACAGACAGCTACGTTTTTACTGCTCCATTAGTTTACTATTTCATTACACTTTTGCTGCCTCTTTTACCACCTTTGAGTTAG
- a CDS encoding CHAT domain-containing protein produces MSDIETPCLSLAIARLSTAGADNFAVWVIEAPYPGGYVHHDSIWSSTLTQTWLAWQQMFSTGNLPPLLPLPHPLTPKPTPTPTLSPQSENATPQTTSYGGRLMQQLGIDLWNWLFAGSIQTTLAESRGIARGQNKSLRVRLEIRHPDLIPLPWEIMQEMAGKPAISLSTQLLFSRTTSNVDSLKPLIRHDQALNILLVFGQDVHRSGGDQSAARLQLEQEAAVLENVFQSCQKFNPTAVPCFVEKLLQPTPADLIAALDTGGYNILFYAGHGEPAPDGGLLFLSPDAPINGTELAQVLVRNQVTLAVFNTCWGAQPDQVEGQTIPRSSLAEVLIQHGVPAVLGMRDSIADHEALSFIQSLAQALASGMPIDQAVAVARQQLLTLYKFNQPAWTLPVLYMHPEFQGQLIAFLEEGITELPPMPSNWNGEQTPTACLRSLNSMGKVWRIRGALMRVGRGQENDLVLDEEMWVSYKHAEIICRDTFTHPGQIPTYFLRDFSRNGTHILRADGWQRIHHQEVPLESGSQLKFGSTQSQTLEFIIENL; encoded by the coding sequence ATGTCTGATATCGAAACTCCTTGCCTCAGTTTAGCGATCGCCCGTCTGTCTACGGCTGGGGCAGATAACTTTGCCGTGTGGGTCATTGAAGCTCCTTATCCTGGGGGTTATGTTCATCATGACTCGATTTGGTCTTCCACTTTGACTCAGACTTGGTTGGCTTGGCAACAAATGTTTTCTACAGGTAATTTGCCCCCCTTATTACCCCTGCCTCATCCCTTGACGCCTAAGCCTACACCAACACCAACCCTATCACCCCAAAGCGAAAACGCTACACCGCAGACGACTAGCTACGGGGGACGGCTGATGCAGCAGTTGGGCATAGACTTGTGGAATTGGCTGTTTGCGGGTTCCATTCAAACAACGTTGGCGGAAAGTCGGGGCATTGCCCGGGGACAAAATAAATCTCTGCGCGTGCGCTTGGAAATTCGACATCCTGACTTGATTCCCCTCCCCTGGGAAATTATGCAAGAAATGGCAGGCAAACCTGCTATTTCTCTGTCTACTCAACTACTGTTTAGCCGCACGACGAGTAATGTTGACTCTCTCAAGCCGCTGATCCGCCATGATCAAGCCCTGAATATCCTGCTCGTCTTTGGACAAGATGTCCACCGTTCCGGGGGTGATCAGTCAGCGGCTCGCTTACAGCTTGAACAAGAAGCAGCGGTTCTAGAAAATGTTTTTCAATCTTGTCAAAAGTTCAACCCCACAGCCGTTCCCTGTTTTGTGGAAAAGCTGCTACAGCCAACACCCGCTGACTTAATTGCCGCTTTAGACACAGGAGGTTACAATATCCTTTTCTATGCGGGTCATGGTGAACCTGCTCCAGATGGGGGTTTATTATTTCTAAGTCCAGATGCACCAATTAACGGTACGGAACTCGCTCAAGTCTTAGTTCGGAATCAGGTAACCTTAGCGGTATTCAATACCTGTTGGGGCGCTCAACCGGATCAGGTGGAAGGTCAAACCATCCCCCGGAGTAGTTTAGCCGAAGTGTTAATTCAACATGGTGTCCCCGCTGTTTTGGGTATGCGTGACTCGATCGCGGATCACGAAGCTTTGAGTTTTATCCAAAGTCTTGCCCAAGCCCTAGCTAGCGGGATGCCGATTGATCAAGCTGTGGCTGTTGCCAGACAACAATTACTCACGCTTTACAAGTTCAACCAACCAGCTTGGACGTTACCTGTGCTGTATATGCATCCGGAGTTTCAAGGACAGTTAATTGCTTTCTTAGAAGAAGGGATTACTGAGCTTCCGCCGATGCCGAGCAACTGGAATGGCGAACAAACGCCCACCGCTTGCTTACGCTCCTTAAACTCGATGGGTAAAGTTTGGCGAATTCGCGGTGCACTGATGCGGGTGGGACGCGGGCAGGAGAATGATTTAGTTTTGGATGAGGAAATGTGGGTGAGCTATAAACATGCAGAAATTATCTGTCGCGATACCTTCACTCATCCCGGACAAATCCCGACTTACTTCCTGCGTGATTTTTCTCGCAACGGCACTCATATTTTACGAGCAGATGGGTGGCAGAGAATCCACCATCAGGAAGTGCCATTGGAGTCGGGTAGTCAGTTAAAATTTGGCAGTACTCAGAGTCAAACCCTGGAGTTTATTATTGAAAACCTTTAA